The DNA segment GGGCCCGTGGCCGCGGATGGCCCCGGCCGAGCGCGGCCGGGCCCTGCACCGGCTGGCCGACCTGATCGAGGCCGAGGCGGCCACCCTCGGCCGGCTCGACTCGACCGACATGGGCAAGCCGATCCGCCAGGCCCGCGACAACGACGCCCACCGGGCGGCCCTCAACTTCCGCTTCTTCGCCGACTTCGCCGCCCTGGCCACCGACGAGGCGCTGCCGTCGCCGACCGGCCACCACGTCTACACCCGGCACGAGCCGGTCGGGGTGGCCGCCGCCATCTCACCCTGGAACTTCCCGCTCATGCTGGCCAGCTGGAAGGTCGCCCCGGCCCTGGCCTTCGGCAACACGGTCGTGCTCAAGCCGGCCGAGCAGTCGCCGGCGTCCTGCCACCGCCTCGGCCTGCTGGCCGGCCAGGCCGGCCTGCCGCCGGGGACCCTCAACGTCGTCCAGGGGTTCGGCCCCGGCGAGGCCGGCCAGGCCCTCACCGAGGACCCGGGGGTCGACCTGATCACCTTCACCGGCGAGTCGGCCACCGGCCGGGCCATCCTGGCCGCCGGCGCCCCGACCCTCAAGCGGGTCAGCTTCGAGCTCGGCGGCAAGGGCGCCAACCTGGTCTTCGCCGACGCCGACCTGGCCAACGCCGTCGACTGGTCGCTGCGGGCCATCTTCCTCAACGCCGGCCAGGTGTGCCTGTCCGGGTCGCGGCTGTACGTGCAGCGTCCCGTCTACGATGAGTTCCTGGAGCGGTTCGTGGCCGGGGCCGAGGCCATGCGCCTGGGCGACCCGCTGGACGAGGCCACCGAGGTCGGGCCCCTCTCCTCCCACGAGCACTGGCGCAAGGTCAGCGGCTACCTCGACCTGGCCGCCACCGAGGGGGCCAAGGTCCGCACCGGTGGCCGCGGCGACGGCTGGTGGGTCCGGCCCACCGTGCTGGTCGACGTCCGCCAGGACATGCGCGTCTGCCGCGAGGAGATCTTCGGCCCGGTGGTGGTCGTGCAGCCCTTCGACAGCGACGAGGAGGCGGTGGCCCTGGCCAACGACTCGGCCTACGGCCTCAACGCCATGGTGTTCACCGAGAGCCTGCGCCGCGCCCACCGGGTCGCGGCCGCCGTCCGGGCCGGCACCATCTGGGTCAACTGCTTCTTCGTCCGCGACCTGCGGGCGCCCTTCGGCGGCTACAAGGACTCCGGCATCGGCCGCGAGGGCGGGAGCTGGAGCCGCGACTTCTTCACCGAGGCCAAGGCCGTGGTCATGCAGTTGTGACGGACGGCACCGCCGGAAGGTGCGGCACGTCACTGCCGGCCGCCGCCGTCCGGCGCAGCATGGTGACGACACCAGTAATCGGGAGAAGGCAGTTACCATGCGACCCGTCCGTATCCTGCTCATCGTCGTCGCCCTGGTCGCCGTCGCCGTCACCGGCTGGGCGCTCGCCGGCGGCGGCGGCTACCGCTACGGCACCTCCGAGGCCACCCCGGTCCCGACGCCCCAGGCGCCGCAGGCCGAGCCCGCCGCCCCGGTCGACCCGGCGCCCCAGGACCTGGCCGGCTCCGGCGGCACTCCGTCCGACACCACCGCCCCGGCCCCCAGGCCACGCATCGTCGGCTTCGGCAGCGAGCCCGTCCTGCCCCAGGAGGGCGGCTTCTGGCGGCTGCCCGGCGGCGCCGGCATCCTCACCCTCGTCACCGACGCCCCCAACGCCACCAAGGTCGAGTTCCTGCTCACCCCGACCGGGACCGGCGTGGGCGACCTGGGCGTGCGGATCGGCCAGGACACCAACGGCCGCGACGGCTGGTGGGTCAACTGGCGCTACCGGGACGAGCCCCTGCTCGCCCACCTGACGGTCCGGGCCACCGGCCCCGGCGGCACCGCCGAGGAGGCCGTCGGGATCTACCACCCCGATCCCGCCGAGCAGCCCTGAACCCGAACGGCAGCGGGGCCGTGGACAGGAGCCGCGGCCCCGCCGTCACGGGCGCCGGTCTTGATCGAGTTGGTTCAAGCGGAGCAACCTGTGCTATCACAAAACGATTGCCACGCGGCCGGTGGACCGTCGACGGAAGGCCGCCCCGTGATCGAGCCACTGGCCAACGACCCTGACGACGACGGCAACGCCATCGTCGGCGTCCGCTACGCCGTCCTGATCGAGCTCGTCATCGTCGCCCTCGTCGTGCTGCTGCGCTGGCTCCTCTGACCACCGGCGCGCCGGGTCAGGGTCGCCGGTCCAGGTACTGGTGGACCAGCTGGACAGCCACGGCGCCCTCGCCGACCGCCGAGGCGACCCGCTTGACGGAGCGGTGGCGGACGTCGCCGGCCGCGAACACCCCGGGGATGCTGGTCTCCAGCAGCAGCGGGGGCCGCTTCAGGGGCCAGCCGGCCGGGAGGCCGTCGGGGCCGAGCAGGTCGTGGCCGGTGAGGACGTAGCCGCGGTCGTCGCGCTCCACCCCCGACAGCCACTCGGTCCGGGGCTCGCCCCCGATCATCACGAACAGGGCGGCCGCCGGCACCTCCTCGGTCGACCCGTCGCCGCGGCAGCGCAGCACCAGCCCCTCCAGGCGGTGGCCGCCGACCCCGTCGACCACCCGGGTGCGCAGGCGGACGGCCACGTTCGGGGCCTGCTCGATCTCCTGGACCAGGTAGTCGGACATGCTGGCCCCCAGGTCGGGCCCGCGGACCAGCAGGGTCACCGAGGCGGCGTACCTGGCCAGGTGGAGCGCGGCCTGGGCGGCGGAGTTGCCGGCCCCGACCACGAACACGTCCTGGGCCTCCATGGCCCTGGCCTCGGCCCCGGCCGCGCCGTAGAACACCCCCGCCCCGACCAGCGCCTCCAGCCGCGGCACGCCGAGCCGCCGCCAGGCCACCCCGGAGGCCACCACCACCGCCTCGGCGGCGACCTCGCCGCCGTCCGACAGCCGGACCAGGCGCCGGGGGCCGTCGACCCGCAGCCCGGTCGCCCGCTGGGCCAGGACCAGGTTGGCCCCGAACAGCCACGCCTGCTCCAGCGCCCGGTTGGCCAGGTCGCCACCGCCGATCCCACGCGGGAAGCCCAGGTAGTTGCGGATCATGGAGGAGGTGCCGGCCTGCCCGCCGGCCGCCCGCGGCTCCACCACCAGGGTGTCCAGGCCCTCGGAGGCGGCGTAGACGGCGGCGGCCAGCCCGGCCGGGCCGGCCCCCACGATCACCAGGTCGTAGGCCCCGGCGGCCGGCCTGGTCCCGAACCCGAGGGCGGCGACCAGCTCGGCGTCGCTGGGGTCGACGAACACCTGGCCGCTGTGGAACACCACCACCGGCAGCCGGGCGCCGTCCTCGCCCGCCTCCTCCAGCAGCCGGCGGCCCTCGGCCGAGCCGGCCGAGTACCAGCCGTGGGGGATGCCCATGCGGGTCAGCATGTCGCGCAGCTCGTGCGAGCGGGTCCCCAAGCGCGGCCCCACGATCCGGATCCCCTCGAACGACCGCCCCCGCGACGGCACCCAGTCGGCCAGGACCTGGCTGATCGGCAGGTCCAGGAACCGCCCCACCGGCAGCCAGGGCTCGAACAGGTAGGTGTCGATCTGCCCAAGGGTCATGGCCCGCACGGCCGGGTTCTCCGGCGTCCAGTCGCGCCGCCCGACCAGCAGGACCCGCTTGGCCGACGGGTGCAGCTCGTGGGCCTTGAGCAGGAACAGCACCCCCGGCAGCTCGGCCATCTTCTGGCCCGCCACCACCACGGCGACCTCCTCGCCCCGCCCGGCCAGCCCGGCCAGCGCCTCAAGGGCCGCCCCGGGCGAGGTATCGGAGAGGATCCGGTGGTCCCGCCCGAACCGCCGCTCCAGGTCGCCGGCCAGCGCCTCCAGCACCTTGGGGCGGTCGTCGACCAGGAACAGGATCGGGTCGCTCATGCCCGTGATGGTCCCACGGACGCGCCGGCCGCGTTTCCGGCCGGGTTCGCGGGGCAACTGAGCAGCGTCGGAGCGGTTCCAACCCGGGAGGTGGCGATCGTGAGCAGCGGGCCGGACGACAGCGTGGAGCGCGGGGAGACCCGGACCGAGGACGGGGGGCTGCCCGACCACGAGCGGGACGAGACCCGCGGGCCGGCGGGCTCGAGCTTCGAGGAGGACGCGGCCGAGGTCGCGAACATGAGCGACGCCGGCCTGACCGAGGACGCCCTCCCGGCCCACGAGGACGACCGCCGCCGGGTCGAGGACACCGCGTCCGGCGAGCAGAACCCCTGAGCCACCCGGCCGGTCAGGGGCGCTCCGGCTCGGAGGCCTCGGAGCGGAGGTAGGTGGCGAGCTCGCTCAGGTCGTGGTCGCCGAGGCCGGCGGCGACGGCGGCGCGGACGACCTCGCGGTTGGTGGCCGCCTGCTCCATGGGGGCGCCGGCCTGGTCGGCCAGGGCGAGGATGAGGTCGAGGTCCTTGGCCGCCAGCTCCAGGCTGAAGGCGACCGGGGGCCGGCCCGGGTGCTCGAACGCCTCGCGCTTGTAGTGGACGAACGGGGCCGCGATGGCGCTGGACGCGAACACCTCGTAGGCGGTCGCCCGCTCGACCCCGGCCTGCTCGGCCAGGACCAGGCTCTCGGACAGGGTCAGGTTGAGGCCGTGCAGGATCGCGTTCACGGCCAGCTTCATCACCGCCCCCGAGCCGAGCTCGCCGACGTGGAAGACCTGCTTGGCCAGGGCGTCCAGGACCGGGCGGGCCCGCTCCAGGACGGCCGCGTCGCCGCCGGCCATGATGGTGAGCGTGCCCGCCTCGACGGCCGGGACGCTGCCGGACACGGGGGTGTCGAGCAGGAACGCCCCCCGGTCCTCGACCAGCGGCCGCAGCCGGTGCACGGTGCCGGGGTCGATGGTGCTGGACTCGCAGATCACCGTGCCGGGCTGGAGCCCGGCCACGATCCCGTCGGTGCCGGTGTAGGCGGCCCCGACGGCGGCGTCGTCGGCCAGGGAGCTGACCACCACCTGGGCGCCGGCGGCGGCCTCGCGGGCGGTGGCGGCGACGGTGGCCCCGGCGGCCTCGGCGGCCGCCTCCGCCTTGGCCCGGGTCCGGTTGTGGACCAGCACCTCCAGCCCGGCCCGGCGCAGCGTGCCCACCATGGCCGCGCCCATGCGCCCGGCCCCGACGACCGCGACCCTCGGCTCGCCGTCCAACCACCTCACCCCTCTACAGCAGGAGCCAGCCGCCGTCGACGTGCAGGTTCTCGCCGTTCACCGACCGGTTCTCGAGCAGGAACACGACCGCGCCGACGATATCCTCCATCGTCACCAGCCGCCGCGTCGGGGTCCGGTTCCGGACCGGCTCCAGGGCCGGCTCGCCCTTGGCGCTCCAGTAGGGGCTGTCGCCGACGATGCCGGGGTGGATGGCGTTGCAGCGGATCGGGGCCAGCTCCACGGCCAGGGAGTGGACCAGCCCGATGACGCCGCCGTTCACCGTCGACACCATGGTCGAGCCCGGGTAGGGCCGGTCCTTGGCCCGCCCCCCGAACAGCACCACCGAGCCGCCCGGGTCCATCCGGGGCGCCAGCTGGTGGACCGTCTCGGCGTAGCCGACCAGCTTCAGGGTGGCCAGCCGGGTCGCGCCCTCCAGGTCGAAGTCGCGGACCGTGTTCTCGTCGCGCTCGATCGCGGCCAGGACCAGGTGCCCGACCCCCTCGACCCCGGCCAGCCGGTCGGCCAGCTGGCCCGGCTCGGCCAGGTCGAGGGCGACGCCCCTGGCCCTGCCGCCGACGTCGGCGGCGGCGGCCTCGGCCCGTCCCTGGTCGCGGCCGGACAGCACGACCTCGCGTCCCTGCTTCGCGTAGTGGCGGGCCACCTCCAGCCCCAGGCCCGAGGTGCCCCCGATCACGACGACCGATCCTGGCTCCGGCATGGCGTGGTCCTTTCAGGCGTCGTCAGGCGAGCGCGTCGCGCAGGTAGTCCCAGTCGCGGGTGAAGCGGTAGGAGTGGCGGGCCGGCGGCTGCGGGGCCTGGGTCTCCAGCCAGCGCACCGGCCGGTCGGCCGGGTTGGAGAACCCGTGGACGCAGCCGACCCCGGCCCAGGCGGCGTCGCCGGGGCCCAGGCGGACGGTGTCGCCGTCGAAGCTGGCGTCGACCTCGCCCTCCAGGACCAGGTAGGTCTCCTCCAGCGGGTGGTCGTGGGTGCCGGCCCGCCCGCCCGGCTCGTACTGGACCATGAACATGGTCTGGAGCTGGGCCCCGAGGTCGCTGTCGACCATCATCTTGACGGTGATGCCGCTGTAGACGAGCAGGGCGGTGCGCATGCTGGCCGAGACGGCGAGCTGGTCCTGAGTCTGGCGGGCCGGGTCCATGTTGGCCGGGTCGATGTGCCCGAACGAGCGCGTCCGCGGGTCGCGGACGTCGACCGGGACCGGGTCGCCGGCGGCCAGCGGCGGCACGAAGAAGGTGTCGCCGCCGAACCGGGCCCGGGGCTGGGGGGCGAGCATGTCGGCCCAGCGGGCCGTCCCCGGCCCCGGGTTGCGGGCGGCGTGGGCCACCCCGACGGGGACGTACCCGTAGTCGCCCGGGCCGAGCCGCACCGACCCCTCGGCGGTGTCGAGGACGAGGGTGCCCTCGAGCACGAACACGCTCACCTCGAAGGAGTGGACGTGGGCGTCGACGCGGCCGCCCGCCTCCAGGGCGCAGATCCCGAAGCCGGTGTGGACGGCGGCGGCCTCGCCGACCACCGCCCAGCGGCGGAACCCGGCGCTGTGGGCGGCGAACGGCCCTGGCACCACCGGGTCGGCCTCGCCGGCCCGGGCGACCAGGTACCTGGCGGTCATGCCTGCTGCTTGGCGGCCCGTGTGCGCTCCATCTCCTGCACCAGGTAGTCGCGCGAGGCCTCGACCTGCCGGCGGGCCGTGTCGACGTCGGCCAGCAGCTTGCCGTCGCGCTTGCGGACCCGGCCGCCGATGAGCACGGTCTCGACGTTGGACACGTCGGCGCAGTTGGTGACGGCGGCCACCGGGTCGATCACCGGGGCGACGTTGAGGGCGGTCGCGTCCAGCACGACCACGTCGGCCTGCTTGCCCGGGGTGAGCGAGCCGGTCCGGTCCTCGACCCCGGCCACATGGGCGCCGTTGACGGTGGCCAGCTCCAGCATCTGGCGGGCCGTGAGCATGTCATCGGACACGTCGCCCTCGGCCCCCGCCTCCCAGCCGGCCGCGTTGACCCGGGCCCGGTCGCAGGCGAAGGCGGCTCGGATCTGGGTGAACATGTCGCCGGGGGCGGTGGTGACGACGTCGATCGAGAGGCTGGGCCGCAGCCCGTACTCCATCGACTTGAGCACCGGCGGCCAGCCGTGCCCCATCTGCGCCTCGATCTGGGGGGCGATCGACACGGTGCCGCCGCTGTCGGCCACCAGCCGCCACTCCTCGTCGCTCAGGTAGCAGCAGTGGATGTAGGTCGTGTCCGGGCCGAGCATGCCCAGGTCGCTGAGCTGCTTGACCATGCCGAAGCGACCGGCCGAGTGCATGGCCACGTGGATGGTGATGGGGATGCCGACCTCGCGGGCCAGGGCCCACTCCGCCTTGACCACCTCGTCCATGCAGTAGGTCGGGCCCCGGGTCGCCAGGGCCATGGTCAGCAGGCCGTCGTCGGAGGAGAAGTAGGTGTCGCGGACCCGGCGCACGTCGTCGGCGGGGATGGCGATCTTGCTGTTGTTCCAGTAGTCGTTCAGGGAGGTGTTGGCGCTGCCGTAGGCGTACTGGGCCCGGATGCCGGCCTCCTGGAGCCCGCGGATGCCGGCGTCGGGGTGCTCGGGGGAGTTGTTGATGTGGGACCAGTCGACCAGGGTCGTGATGCCGGCGTTGATGCATTCGAGGGCCCCGGCCAGGTTGCTGGCGTAGACGTCCTCGGGCCGGTAGTGGGGGGCGAAGGAGTCGAGCACCTCCACGAAGTAGGTGCCGAGGGTGGCGTTGGGGGCGCAGCCACGGATGGCCGCCTCCCAGGTGTGGCGGTGGGTGTCGATGAAACCGGGGATGACGATCTTGCCGCTGGCGTCGACCACCTCGGCGTCGGCGTCGATCTGGGGGGCGACCTGGGCGATCTTGTCCCCCTCGATGAGGACGTCGCCCTGCGGCAGGTCGCCGAGGTCGGGGTCGACGGTCAGGACGGTGCCGCCACGCAGCAGGAGCCGGTCGGCCATTGGTTCTCCTCCTCGACGAAGGGCAACCCGTGTCGGGGCGGAGCTTACCGCGTGTCCAGTAACGCTGAACAGTGGCCTGGGGGCGCTCTGTACACTGCCTCCATGACCGCCATCGGGGACGAGCCGGCCAGGCAGCCAGAGGAGCTGGCCGGCGCGCCCGCCCTCGACCTGGGCCGCCGGCTCCGGGCCGAACGCCTGGGCCAGGGGCTGGGCTTGCGCGAGATGGCCAGGCGCCTGGGGATCAGCGCCAGCGCCCTGTCCCAGATCGAGACCGGCAAGGCCCATCCGTCGGTGAGCAAGCTGTTCGACATCGTGAACCTGCTCAACATCTCCGTGGACAGCCTCCTGTCCGACGCTCCTCACGTGGTCGTCCCCCAACGTCAGGAGGGCTTCTTCTCCTTGCAGCGGGCGGACGAGCACGAGACGCTGGAGCTGGAGTCGGGGGTCCAGTGGAGCCGCCTCACCGCCGGGTCGTACCCGGGGGTGGAGTACCTCCATGTGACGTACCAGCCCGGCGCCTGCTCGTCGCGGGAGGGCGCCTTCATGCGCCATGCCGGCCAGGAGTTCGGCTACCTGACCGCCGGCCGGCTCCGGGTCGACGTCGGCTTCGACCGCTACGAGCTGGGCCCGGGCGACTCCATCAGCTTCCCCGCGACCACCCCGCACCGGCTCCGCAACGACGGCGACACCCCGGCCCACGCCATCTGGTGCATCCTCGGCCGCCACGCCACCTGAGCAAGCCCCGTTCAGTCCCACTTGACGACTGGTCGTCGATGGCGTACTCCCGAGGTCCACCGGGTCGGAGGAGAACGCCATGGGCATCCGAACGTACGGGCCGAACGCCGTCGACTGGGAGGAGCGGGTCGACTTCGACCGGCTCCGCACCGAGCGGCTGGCGCGGCTGAAGGAGGCGCTGGACCGCTCGGAGCTGGGCGCCCTGCTCAGCTTCGACTTCCACAACATCCGCTACATGACCTCGACCCATATCGGCACCTGGGCGATGGACAAGCTGATCCGCTTCGCCCTGCTGCCCCGGGGCGGCGAGCCGGTGGTGTGGGACTTCGGCTCCGCGGCCCGCCACCACCAGCTCTACAACCCCTGGCTGGACGGGCGGCCGAGCGACCCCGAGCAGGGCCGGGCCCGGGCCGGCATCTCCACCCTGCGCGGCGCCTTCAACCCCGACGCCGGCATCGCCGACGGGGTCGCGGCCAAGATCCGGCGCGAGCTGGAGGCCCACGGCCTGGCCGGCGAGCCGGTCGGGGTGGACGTGGCCGAGCTGCCCGTGCTGGCCGCCATGGAGGCGGCCGGCCTCCGGGTGGTGGACGGCCAGCAGGTGTTCCTCGACGCCCGCCGGATCAAGACCCCGGACGAGATCACCCTGCTGACCACCGCCGCCACCCTGGTCGACGCCGCCTACGA comes from the Actinomycetota bacterium genome and includes:
- a CDS encoding SDR family oxidoreductase; its protein translation is MPEPGSVVVIGGTSGLGLEVARHYAKQGREVVLSGRDQGRAEAAAADVGGRARGVALDLAEPGQLADRLAGVEGVGHLVLAAIERDENTVRDFDLEGATRLATLKLVGYAETVHQLAPRMDPGGSVVLFGGRAKDRPYPGSTMVSTVNGGVIGLVHSLAVELAPIRCNAIHPGIVGDSPYWSAKGEPALEPVRNRTPTRRLVTMEDIVGAVVFLLENRSVNGENLHVDGGWLLL
- a CDS encoding NAD(P)-dependent oxidoreductase, with the protein product MDGEPRVAVVGAGRMGAAMVGTLRRAGLEVLVHNRTRAKAEAAAEAAGATVAATAREAAAGAQVVVSSLADDAAVGAAYTGTDGIVAGLQPGTVICESSTIDPGTVHRLRPLVEDRGAFLLDTPVSGSVPAVEAGTLTIMAGGDAAVLERARPVLDALAKQVFHVGELGSGAVMKLAVNAILHGLNLTLSESLVLAEQAGVERATAYEVFASSAIAAPFVHYKREAFEHPGRPPVAFSLELAAKDLDLILALADQAGAPMEQAATNREVVRAAVAAGLGDHDLSELATYLRSEASEPERP
- a CDS encoding cupin domain-containing protein, coding for MTARYLVARAGEADPVVPGPFAAHSAGFRRWAVVGEAAAVHTGFGICALEAGGRVDAHVHSFEVSVFVLEGTLVLDTAEGSVRLGPGDYGYVPVGVAHAARNPGPGTARWADMLAPQPRARFGGDTFFVPPLAAGDPVPVDVRDPRTRSFGHIDPANMDPARQTQDQLAVSASMRTALLVYSGITVKMMVDSDLGAQLQTMFMVQYEPGGRAGTHDHPLEETYLVLEGEVDASFDGDTVRLGPGDAAWAGVGCVHGFSNPADRPVRWLETQAPQPPARHSYRFTRDWDYLRDALA
- a CDS encoding cupin domain-containing protein: MTAIGDEPARQPEELAGAPALDLGRRLRAERLGQGLGLREMARRLGISASALSQIETGKAHPSVSKLFDIVNLLNISVDSLLSDAPHVVVPQRQEGFFSLQRADEHETLELESGVQWSRLTAGSYPGVEYLHVTYQPGACSSREGAFMRHAGQEFGYLTAGRLRVDVGFDRYELGPGDSISFPATTPHRLRNDGDTPAHAIWCILGRHAT
- a CDS encoding aldehyde dehydrogenase; amino-acid sequence: GPWPRMAPAERGRALHRLADLIEAEAATLGRLDSTDMGKPIRQARDNDAHRAALNFRFFADFAALATDEALPSPTGHHVYTRHEPVGVAAAISPWNFPLMLASWKVAPALAFGNTVVLKPAEQSPASCHRLGLLAGQAGLPPGTLNVVQGFGPGEAGQALTEDPGVDLITFTGESATGRAILAAGAPTLKRVSFELGGKGANLVFADADLANAVDWSLRAIFLNAGQVCLSGSRLYVQRPVYDEFLERFVAGAEAMRLGDPLDEATEVGPLSSHEHWRKVSGYLDLAATEGAKVRTGGRGDGWWVRPTVLVDVRQDMRVCREEIFGPVVVVQPFDSDEEAVALANDSAYGLNAMVFTESLRRAHRVAAAVRAGTIWVNCFFVRDLRAPFGGYKDSGIGREGGSWSRDFFTEAKAVVMQL
- a CDS encoding amidohydrolase family protein encodes the protein MADRLLLRGGTVLTVDPDLGDLPQGDVLIEGDKIAQVAPQIDADAEVVDASGKIVIPGFIDTHRHTWEAAIRGCAPNATLGTYFVEVLDSFAPHYRPEDVYASNLAGALECINAGITTLVDWSHINNSPEHPDAGIRGLQEAGIRAQYAYGSANTSLNDYWNNSKIAIPADDVRRVRDTYFSSDDGLLTMALATRGPTYCMDEVVKAEWALAREVGIPITIHVAMHSAGRFGMVKQLSDLGMLGPDTTYIHCCYLSDEEWRLVADSGGTVSIAPQIEAQMGHGWPPVLKSMEYGLRPSLSIDVVTTAPGDMFTQIRAAFACDRARVNAAGWEAGAEGDVSDDMLTARQMLELATVNGAHVAGVEDRTGSLTPGKQADVVVLDATALNVAPVIDPVAAVTNCADVSNVETVLIGGRVRKRDGKLLADVDTARRQVEASRDYLVQEMERTRAAKQQA
- a CDS encoding FAD-dependent oxidoreductase, translating into MSDPILFLVDDRPKVLEALAGDLERRFGRDHRILSDTSPGAALEALAGLAGRGEEVAVVVAGQKMAELPGVLFLLKAHELHPSAKRVLLVGRRDWTPENPAVRAMTLGQIDTYLFEPWLPVGRFLDLPISQVLADWVPSRGRSFEGIRIVGPRLGTRSHELRDMLTRMGIPHGWYSAGSAEGRRLLEEAGEDGARLPVVVFHSGQVFVDPSDAELVAALGFGTRPAAGAYDLVIVGAGPAGLAAAVYAASEGLDTLVVEPRAAGGQAGTSSMIRNYLGFPRGIGGGDLANRALEQAWLFGANLVLAQRATGLRVDGPRRLVRLSDGGEVAAEAVVVASGVAWRRLGVPRLEALVGAGVFYGAAGAEARAMEAQDVFVVGAGNSAAQAALHLARYAASVTLLVRGPDLGASMSDYLVQEIEQAPNVAVRLRTRVVDGVGGHRLEGLVLRCRGDGSTEEVPAAALFVMIGGEPRTEWLSGVERDDRGYVLTGHDLLGPDGLPAGWPLKRPPLLLETSIPGVFAAGDVRHRSVKRVASAVGEGAVAVQLVHQYLDRRP